One segment of Bacillus horti DNA contains the following:
- the kapB gene encoding sporulation phosphorelay system protein KapB, which produces MSNHLEPGAKVQALYKSGLYAGELIEVRANKAVVQILAVLKHPTQGDLHQPFEADVAMFHQRRALAYKEKALVPFVHLSGYDQEIPEYKASLKEALQAEMNVVLERRDQWGEQAYVLLKELEKEYF; this is translated from the coding sequence ATGAGTAATCATTTAGAGCCAGGCGCTAAAGTACAGGCCTTGTATAAGTCAGGGCTGTACGCTGGGGAGCTTATAGAGGTCAGAGCAAATAAAGCTGTTGTACAAATATTAGCTGTACTTAAGCATCCTACTCAAGGGGATTTACATCAGCCTTTTGAGGCGGATGTTGCTATGTTTCATCAAAGAAGAGCATTGGCTTATAAGGAAAAAGCATTAGTGCCATTTGTTCATTTAAGTGGGTATGATCAGGAAATTCCAGAGTATAAAGCATCTCTGAAGGAAGCTCTTCAAGCAGAAATGAACGTTGTTTTAGAAAGAAGGGATCAGTGGGGAGAGCAGGCGTATGTCCTACTAAAGGAGCTTGAAAAAGAGTACTTTTAG
- a CDS encoding rhodanese-related sulfurtransferase: MEKETVEKTGSVEGDNQYRILLYYKFVHIDDPETFAAQHLKFCKELELKGRILVAPEGLNGTVSGTIEQTNRYMEEVKKDPRFADMVFKIDEADGHAFKKMFVRPRKEIVTFRVDGVDSTKTGKYYSPKEFYELLQQDDVIVLDGRNDYEYDIGRFRNAIRPDVKSFREFPEWIKENLGQYKDKKVITYCTGGIRCEKLTAWMMDEGFQDVGQLHGGIVSYGKDEEVKGRLWDGKCYVFDERISVPINRTEEDVVVGSCHHCGKKEDRYINCANPGCNLQHVCCEECEAKHNHSCSKACEEHPDNRYLAKKRAEEAITHA; encoded by the coding sequence ATGGAAAAAGAAACCGTAGAAAAAACAGGATCAGTTGAAGGGGACAATCAGTACCGTATCCTACTATACTATAAATTTGTTCACATTGATGATCCAGAAACGTTTGCTGCACAGCACCTAAAATTCTGTAAGGAGCTAGAGTTAAAGGGTAGGATATTAGTGGCTCCAGAAGGATTAAATGGTACTGTTTCAGGTACAATTGAGCAAACAAATCGTTATATGGAAGAAGTTAAAAAGGATCCGCGTTTTGCTGATATGGTCTTTAAGATCGATGAAGCAGACGGTCATGCGTTCAAAAAAATGTTCGTTCGACCTCGTAAAGAAATTGTAACTTTCCGTGTGGATGGTGTGGATTCAACAAAAACAGGGAAGTATTATTCTCCAAAGGAATTTTACGAGCTTCTACAGCAGGATGATGTAATCGTTCTTGATGGAAGAAATGACTATGAGTATGATATCGGTCGCTTCCGTAATGCCATTCGTCCAGATGTAAAATCCTTCAGAGAGTTTCCAGAATGGATAAAAGAAAATTTAGGACAATACAAGGATAAGAAAGTTATTACGTATTGTACGGGTGGAATTCGCTGTGAAAAGCTTACTGCATGGATGATGGATGAAGGCTTCCAGGACGTTGGCCAGCTTCACGGCGGTATTGTATCGTATGGAAAAGACGAAGAAGTAAAGGGTCGTCTATGGGACGGTAAATGCTACGTGTTTGATGAGCGCATCTCTGTTCCGATCAATCGGACTGAGGAAGATGTGGTGGTAGGAAGCTGTCATCATTGTGGCAAAAAAGAGGATCGTTACATTAACTGTGCGAATCCGGGCTGTAATCTTCAGCATGTGTGCTGTGAGGAATGTGAGGCTAAGCATAATCACTCCTGTAGCAAGGCTTGTGAGGAGCATCCAGATAACCGTTATTTAGCAAAGAAGAGAGCGGAAGAGGCTATTACTCACGCTTAA